In one Zalophus californianus isolate mZalCal1 chromosome 10, mZalCal1.pri.v2, whole genome shotgun sequence genomic region, the following are encoded:
- the ADAM15 gene encoding disintegrin and metalloproteinase domain-containing protein 15 isoform X3, giving the protein MRLALLWALGLLGAGSPLSPRPLPYIGGTEEERARPEGALGGPSEPQILPDIPTLSLTEVFQAKLPEALRIQLELDGESHVLELLRNRELVPGRPSLMWYQPDGTRVVNVGHTLENCCYQGAVQGRVGSWVSVCTCSGLRGLVILSPERSYTLDLEPGDLRAPPTISRIQDLFLPGHTCALSWRASVPTQTPLEPPRGRLHSHTHRRRRDVVTETKTVELVIVADRSEVQRYPDSQHLLNRMLKVTLLLDAFFRPLNVRVVLVGLEAWTQRDLVEISQDPGLTLDRFLHWRRRDLLPRLPHDSAQLVTATSFSGPTVGMAIQNSICSDFSGGVNMDHSTSVLGVASSIAHELGHSLGLDHDLHGQSCPCPGPAPAKSCIMEASTDFLPGLNFSNCSRQALEKALLEGMGSCLFERLPSLPSLATVCGNKLLEPGEQCDCGFPDDCTDPCCDYVSCQLRPGARCASDGLCCHNCQLRPAGGQCRPSRGDCDLPEFCSGDSPQCPPDVSLGDGEPCAGGQAVCVRGRCASYAQQCQALWGPGAQPASPLCLLAANTRGDAFGSCGRSPNGSYVSCAPKDAICGQLQCQGGQAQPLLGSARGLRWEMLEANGTQLKLNCSWVHLDLGDDVAQPLLTLPGTACGPDLVCIDRRCQPVDVLRAQECRSKCHGHGVCDSKGHCRCEAGWAPPDCTNRVRATSSLTTGLPLSLLLSVVLLLLGASYWHRARLRQRLCQLKGPSCQYRAAQSGPPERPGPPQRVLLMPGAKAQKQSPAWTGEGHHLEEGQAGGSESRPVFLASRHPPPGRCLPTLCPRDSSLRGLPSPHPRGSHCLPTPRAGALRVTCLAQELESRP; this is encoded by the exons ATGCGGCTGGCgctgctctgggccctggggctcctgggcgcAGGCAGCCCTCTGTCCCCCCGGCCGCTCCCATATATAG GTGGCACTGAGGAGGAGCGGGCAAGGCCAGAGGGGGCCCTGGGTGGACCCTCGGAGCCCCAGATCCTTCCGGACATCCCGACACTCAGCCTCACAGAGGTGTTTCAG GCCAAGCTGCCTGAGGCCTTGCGGATCCAGTTGGAATTGGATGGTGAGAGTCATGTTCTGGAGCTGCTACGGAACAG GGAGCTAGTCCCAGGCCGCCCGAGCCTGATGTGGTACCAGCCTGACGGCACCCGTGTGGTCAATGTGGGACACACTCTG GAGAACTGCTGCTACCAGGGAGCGGTGCAGGGCCGCGTGGGCTCCTGGGTCTCTGTCTGCACCTGCTCAGGGCTCAG GGGTTTGGTGATCCTGTCCCCAGAGAGAAGCTACACCTTAGACCTGGAGCCTGGGGACCTTCGGGCCCCCCCAACTATCTCCCGGATCCAAGACCTCTTCCTGCCAGGCCACACTTGTGCCCTGAGCTGGCGTGCATCTGTGCCCACTCAGACTCCCCTGGAGCCACCCCGGGGAAGGCTCCACAGCCACACTCATCGG AGGCGGCGGGACGTGGTGACAGAGACCAAGACCGTTGAGCTGGTGATTGTGGCTGACCGTTCGGAG GTCCAGAGGTACCCGGACTCCCAGCACCTGCTGAACCGCATGCTGAAGGTGACCCTCCTCCTGGACGCC TTCTTCCGGCCCCTGAACGTGCGGGTGGTGCTCGTGGGCCTGGAGGCCTGGACCCAGCGGGACCTGGTGGAGATAAGCCAGGACCCAGGTCTCACACTAGACAGGTTCCTCCACTGGCGCCGGAGAGATTTGCTGCCTCGACTGCCCCACGACAGTGCCCAGCTGGTGAC CGCTACTTCCTTCTCTGGGCCCACGGTGGGCATGGCCATTCAGAACTCCATCTGTTCTGACTTCTCTGGAGGTGTGAACATG GACCACTCCACCAGCGTCCTGGGAGTTGCATCCTCCATAGCTCACGAGTTGGGCCACAGCCTGGGCCTGGACCACGACTTGCACGGGCAAAGCTGTCCCTGCCCGGGGCCGGCCCCTGCCAAGAGCTGCATCATGGAGGCCTCCACGGA CTTCCTGCCGGGCCTGAACTTCAGCAACTGCAGCCGGCAGGCCCTGGAGAAAGCCCTGCTGGAAGGGATGGGCAGCTGCCTCTTTGAGCGGCTGCCCAGCCTGCCCTCTCTGGCCACTGTCTGCGGGAATAAGCTGCTGGAGCCGGGCGAGCAGTGTGACTGCGGCTTCCCGGAT GACTGCACCGACCCCTGCTGTGACTACGTCAGCTGCCAACTGAGGCCCGGGGCGCGGTGCGCATCCGACGGGCTCTGCTGTCACAACTGCCAG CTGCGCCCGGCCGGCGGGCAGTGCCGCCCGTCCAGAGGGGACTGCGACTTACCCGAGTTCTGCTCAGGAGACAGCCCGCAGTGCCCTCCCGATGTCAGCCTGGGAGACGGCGAGCCCTGCGCGGGGGGCCAGGCCGTGTGCGTGCGGGGGCGTTGTGCCTCGTACGCCCAGCAGTGCCAGGCTCTCTGGGGACCTGGGGCCCAGCCCGCCTCGCCGCTTTGCCTCCTTGCTGCCAACACTCGAGGGGATGCTTTTGGGAGCTGTGGGCGCAGCCCTAATGGCAGCTACGTGTCCTGTGCCCCTAA AGACGCCATTTGTGGGCAGCTCCAGTGCCAGGGGGGGCAGGCCCAGCCTCTGCTCGGCTCAGCCCGGGGTCTGCGCTGGGAGATGCTAGAAGCCAACGGGACCCAGCTGAAGCTGAATTGCAGCTGGGTCCACCTGGACCTGGGCGACGACGTGGCCCAGCCCCTGCTGACTCTGCCTGGCACAGCCTGTGGTCCTGACCTG gTGTGCATTGACCGCCGGTGCCAGCCCGTGGACGTCCTGCGAGCCCAGGAATGTCGAAGCAAATGCCACGGACACGGG GTCTGCGACAGCAAAGGACATTGCCGCTGTGAGGCGGGCTGGGCCCCCCCCGACTGCACCAACCGCGTCAGAG CAACCAGCTCCCTGACCACAGGGCTGCCCCTCAGCCTCCTGCTGTCGGTggtcctgctgctgctgggggcCAGCTACTGGCACCGCGCCCGCCTGCGTCAACGGCTCTGTCAGCTCAAAGGACCCAGCTGCCAATACAG GGCAGCCCAGTCTGGTCCCCCAGAACGCCCAGGACCCCCGCAGAGGGTCCTGCTGATGCCAGGGGCCAAG GCCCAGAAGCAGAGTCCAGCCTGGACTGGGGAGGGACATCACCTAGAGGAGGGCCAAGCTGGTGGTTCTGAGAG CAGGCCAGTATTCTTGGCTTCCCGGCACCCCCCTCCCGGCCGCTGCCTCCCGACCCTGTGCCCAAGAGACTCCAG TCTCAGGGGCCTGCCAAGCCCCCACCCCCGAGGAAGCCACTGCCTGCCAACCCCCAGGGCCGGCGCCCTTCGGGTGACCTGCCTGGCCCAGGAGCTGGAATCCCGCCCCTAG
- the ADAM15 gene encoding disintegrin and metalloproteinase domain-containing protein 15 isoform X4, whose amino-acid sequence MRLALLWALGLLGAGSPLSPRPLPYIGGTEEERARPEGALGGPSEPQILPDIPTLSLTEVFQAKLPEALRIQLELDGESHVLELLRNRELVPGRPSLMWYQPDGTRVVNVGHTLENCCYQGAVQGRVGSWVSVCTCSGLRGLVILSPERSYTLDLEPGDLRAPPTISRIQDLFLPGHTCALSWRASVPTQTPLEPPRGRLHSHTHRRRRDVVTETKTVELVIVADRSEVQRYPDSQHLLNRMLKVTLLLDAFFRPLNVRVVLVGLEAWTQRDLVEISQDPGLTLDRFLHWRRRDLLPRLPHDSAQLVTATSFSGPTVGMAIQNSICSDFSGGVNMDHSTSVLGVASSIAHELGHSLGLDHDLHGQSCPCPGPAPAKSCIMEASTDFLPGLNFSNCSRQALEKALLEGMGSCLFERLPSLPSLATVCGNKLLEPGEQCDCGFPDDCTDPCCDYVSCQLRPGARCASDGLCCHNCQLRPAGGQCRPSRGDCDLPEFCSGDSPQCPPDVSLGDGEPCAGGQAVCVRGRCASYAQQCQALWGPGAQPASPLCLLAANTRGDAFGSCGRSPNGSYVSCAPKDAICGQLQCQGGQAQPLLGSARGLRWEMLEANGTQLKLNCSWVHLDLGDDVAQPLLTLPGTACGPDLVCIDRRCQPVDVLRAQECRSKCHGHGVCDSKGHCRCEAGWAPPDCTNRVRATSSLTTGLPLSLLLSVVLLLLGASYWHRARLRQRLCQLKGPSCQYRAAQSGPPERPGPPQRVLLMPGAKAQKQSPAWTGEGHHLEEGQAGGSERPVFLASRHPPPGRCLPTLCPRDSSLRGLPSPHPRGSHCLPTPRAGALRVTCLAQELESRP is encoded by the exons ATGCGGCTGGCgctgctctgggccctggggctcctgggcgcAGGCAGCCCTCTGTCCCCCCGGCCGCTCCCATATATAG GTGGCACTGAGGAGGAGCGGGCAAGGCCAGAGGGGGCCCTGGGTGGACCCTCGGAGCCCCAGATCCTTCCGGACATCCCGACACTCAGCCTCACAGAGGTGTTTCAG GCCAAGCTGCCTGAGGCCTTGCGGATCCAGTTGGAATTGGATGGTGAGAGTCATGTTCTGGAGCTGCTACGGAACAG GGAGCTAGTCCCAGGCCGCCCGAGCCTGATGTGGTACCAGCCTGACGGCACCCGTGTGGTCAATGTGGGACACACTCTG GAGAACTGCTGCTACCAGGGAGCGGTGCAGGGCCGCGTGGGCTCCTGGGTCTCTGTCTGCACCTGCTCAGGGCTCAG GGGTTTGGTGATCCTGTCCCCAGAGAGAAGCTACACCTTAGACCTGGAGCCTGGGGACCTTCGGGCCCCCCCAACTATCTCCCGGATCCAAGACCTCTTCCTGCCAGGCCACACTTGTGCCCTGAGCTGGCGTGCATCTGTGCCCACTCAGACTCCCCTGGAGCCACCCCGGGGAAGGCTCCACAGCCACACTCATCGG AGGCGGCGGGACGTGGTGACAGAGACCAAGACCGTTGAGCTGGTGATTGTGGCTGACCGTTCGGAG GTCCAGAGGTACCCGGACTCCCAGCACCTGCTGAACCGCATGCTGAAGGTGACCCTCCTCCTGGACGCC TTCTTCCGGCCCCTGAACGTGCGGGTGGTGCTCGTGGGCCTGGAGGCCTGGACCCAGCGGGACCTGGTGGAGATAAGCCAGGACCCAGGTCTCACACTAGACAGGTTCCTCCACTGGCGCCGGAGAGATTTGCTGCCTCGACTGCCCCACGACAGTGCCCAGCTGGTGAC CGCTACTTCCTTCTCTGGGCCCACGGTGGGCATGGCCATTCAGAACTCCATCTGTTCTGACTTCTCTGGAGGTGTGAACATG GACCACTCCACCAGCGTCCTGGGAGTTGCATCCTCCATAGCTCACGAGTTGGGCCACAGCCTGGGCCTGGACCACGACTTGCACGGGCAAAGCTGTCCCTGCCCGGGGCCGGCCCCTGCCAAGAGCTGCATCATGGAGGCCTCCACGGA CTTCCTGCCGGGCCTGAACTTCAGCAACTGCAGCCGGCAGGCCCTGGAGAAAGCCCTGCTGGAAGGGATGGGCAGCTGCCTCTTTGAGCGGCTGCCCAGCCTGCCCTCTCTGGCCACTGTCTGCGGGAATAAGCTGCTGGAGCCGGGCGAGCAGTGTGACTGCGGCTTCCCGGAT GACTGCACCGACCCCTGCTGTGACTACGTCAGCTGCCAACTGAGGCCCGGGGCGCGGTGCGCATCCGACGGGCTCTGCTGTCACAACTGCCAG CTGCGCCCGGCCGGCGGGCAGTGCCGCCCGTCCAGAGGGGACTGCGACTTACCCGAGTTCTGCTCAGGAGACAGCCCGCAGTGCCCTCCCGATGTCAGCCTGGGAGACGGCGAGCCCTGCGCGGGGGGCCAGGCCGTGTGCGTGCGGGGGCGTTGTGCCTCGTACGCCCAGCAGTGCCAGGCTCTCTGGGGACCTGGGGCCCAGCCCGCCTCGCCGCTTTGCCTCCTTGCTGCCAACACTCGAGGGGATGCTTTTGGGAGCTGTGGGCGCAGCCCTAATGGCAGCTACGTGTCCTGTGCCCCTAA AGACGCCATTTGTGGGCAGCTCCAGTGCCAGGGGGGGCAGGCCCAGCCTCTGCTCGGCTCAGCCCGGGGTCTGCGCTGGGAGATGCTAGAAGCCAACGGGACCCAGCTGAAGCTGAATTGCAGCTGGGTCCACCTGGACCTGGGCGACGACGTGGCCCAGCCCCTGCTGACTCTGCCTGGCACAGCCTGTGGTCCTGACCTG gTGTGCATTGACCGCCGGTGCCAGCCCGTGGACGTCCTGCGAGCCCAGGAATGTCGAAGCAAATGCCACGGACACGGG GTCTGCGACAGCAAAGGACATTGCCGCTGTGAGGCGGGCTGGGCCCCCCCCGACTGCACCAACCGCGTCAGAG CAACCAGCTCCCTGACCACAGGGCTGCCCCTCAGCCTCCTGCTGTCGGTggtcctgctgctgctgggggcCAGCTACTGGCACCGCGCCCGCCTGCGTCAACGGCTCTGTCAGCTCAAAGGACCCAGCTGCCAATACAG GGCAGCCCAGTCTGGTCCCCCAGAACGCCCAGGACCCCCGCAGAGGGTCCTGCTGATGCCAGGGGCCAAG GCCCAGAAGCAGAGTCCAGCCTGGACTGGGGAGGGACATCACCTAGAGGAGGGCCAAGCTGGTGGTTCTGAGAG GCCAGTATTCTTGGCTTCCCGGCACCCCCCTCCCGGCCGCTGCCTCCCGACCCTGTGCCCAAGAGACTCCAG TCTCAGGGGCCTGCCAAGCCCCCACCCCCGAGGAAGCCACTGCCTGCCAACCCCCAGGGCCGGCGCCCTTCGGGTGACCTGCCTGGCCCAGGAGCTGGAATCCCGCCCCTAG
- the ADAM15 gene encoding disintegrin and metalloproteinase domain-containing protein 15 isoform X5, giving the protein MRLALLWALGLLGAGSPLSPRPLPYIGGTEEERARPEGALGGPSEPQILPDIPTLSLTEVFQAKLPEALRIQLELDGESHVLELLRNRELVPGRPSLMWYQPDGTRVVNVGHTLENCCYQGAVQGRVGSWVSVCTCSGLRGLVILSPERSYTLDLEPGDLRAPPTISRIQDLFLPGHTCALSWRASVPTQTPLEPPRGRLHSHTHRRRRDVVTETKTVELVIVADRSEVQRYPDSQHLLNRMLKVTLLLDAFFRPLNVRVVLVGLEAWTQRDLVEISQDPGLTLDRFLHWRRRDLLPRLPHDSAQLVTATSFSGPTVGMAIQNSICSDFSGGVNMDHSTSVLGVASSIAHELGHSLGLDHDLHGQSCPCPGPAPAKSCIMEASTDFLPGLNFSNCSRQALEKALLEGMGSCLFERLPSLPSLATVCGNKLLEPGEQCDCGFPDDCTDPCCDYVSCQLRPGARCASDGLCCHNCQLRPAGGQCRPSRGDCDLPEFCSGDSPQCPPDVSLGDGEPCAGGQAVCVRGRCASYAQQCQALWGPGAQPASPLCLLAANTRGDAFGSCGRSPNGSYVSCAPKDAICGQLQCQGGQAQPLLGSARGLRWEMLEANGTQLKLNCSWVHLDLGDDVAQPLLTLPGTACGPDLVCIDRRCQPVDVLRAQECRSKCHGHGVCDSKGHCRCEAGWAPPDCTNRVRATSSLTTGLPLSLLLSVVLLLLGASYWHRARLRQRLCQLKGPSCQYRAAQSGPPERPGPPQRVLLMPGAKQASILGFPAPPSRPLPPDPVPKRLQSQGPAKPPPPRKPLPANPQGRRPSGDLPGPGAGIPPLVVPSRPAPPPPAASSLYL; this is encoded by the exons ATGCGGCTGGCgctgctctgggccctggggctcctgggcgcAGGCAGCCCTCTGTCCCCCCGGCCGCTCCCATATATAG GTGGCACTGAGGAGGAGCGGGCAAGGCCAGAGGGGGCCCTGGGTGGACCCTCGGAGCCCCAGATCCTTCCGGACATCCCGACACTCAGCCTCACAGAGGTGTTTCAG GCCAAGCTGCCTGAGGCCTTGCGGATCCAGTTGGAATTGGATGGTGAGAGTCATGTTCTGGAGCTGCTACGGAACAG GGAGCTAGTCCCAGGCCGCCCGAGCCTGATGTGGTACCAGCCTGACGGCACCCGTGTGGTCAATGTGGGACACACTCTG GAGAACTGCTGCTACCAGGGAGCGGTGCAGGGCCGCGTGGGCTCCTGGGTCTCTGTCTGCACCTGCTCAGGGCTCAG GGGTTTGGTGATCCTGTCCCCAGAGAGAAGCTACACCTTAGACCTGGAGCCTGGGGACCTTCGGGCCCCCCCAACTATCTCCCGGATCCAAGACCTCTTCCTGCCAGGCCACACTTGTGCCCTGAGCTGGCGTGCATCTGTGCCCACTCAGACTCCCCTGGAGCCACCCCGGGGAAGGCTCCACAGCCACACTCATCGG AGGCGGCGGGACGTGGTGACAGAGACCAAGACCGTTGAGCTGGTGATTGTGGCTGACCGTTCGGAG GTCCAGAGGTACCCGGACTCCCAGCACCTGCTGAACCGCATGCTGAAGGTGACCCTCCTCCTGGACGCC TTCTTCCGGCCCCTGAACGTGCGGGTGGTGCTCGTGGGCCTGGAGGCCTGGACCCAGCGGGACCTGGTGGAGATAAGCCAGGACCCAGGTCTCACACTAGACAGGTTCCTCCACTGGCGCCGGAGAGATTTGCTGCCTCGACTGCCCCACGACAGTGCCCAGCTGGTGAC CGCTACTTCCTTCTCTGGGCCCACGGTGGGCATGGCCATTCAGAACTCCATCTGTTCTGACTTCTCTGGAGGTGTGAACATG GACCACTCCACCAGCGTCCTGGGAGTTGCATCCTCCATAGCTCACGAGTTGGGCCACAGCCTGGGCCTGGACCACGACTTGCACGGGCAAAGCTGTCCCTGCCCGGGGCCGGCCCCTGCCAAGAGCTGCATCATGGAGGCCTCCACGGA CTTCCTGCCGGGCCTGAACTTCAGCAACTGCAGCCGGCAGGCCCTGGAGAAAGCCCTGCTGGAAGGGATGGGCAGCTGCCTCTTTGAGCGGCTGCCCAGCCTGCCCTCTCTGGCCACTGTCTGCGGGAATAAGCTGCTGGAGCCGGGCGAGCAGTGTGACTGCGGCTTCCCGGAT GACTGCACCGACCCCTGCTGTGACTACGTCAGCTGCCAACTGAGGCCCGGGGCGCGGTGCGCATCCGACGGGCTCTGCTGTCACAACTGCCAG CTGCGCCCGGCCGGCGGGCAGTGCCGCCCGTCCAGAGGGGACTGCGACTTACCCGAGTTCTGCTCAGGAGACAGCCCGCAGTGCCCTCCCGATGTCAGCCTGGGAGACGGCGAGCCCTGCGCGGGGGGCCAGGCCGTGTGCGTGCGGGGGCGTTGTGCCTCGTACGCCCAGCAGTGCCAGGCTCTCTGGGGACCTGGGGCCCAGCCCGCCTCGCCGCTTTGCCTCCTTGCTGCCAACACTCGAGGGGATGCTTTTGGGAGCTGTGGGCGCAGCCCTAATGGCAGCTACGTGTCCTGTGCCCCTAA AGACGCCATTTGTGGGCAGCTCCAGTGCCAGGGGGGGCAGGCCCAGCCTCTGCTCGGCTCAGCCCGGGGTCTGCGCTGGGAGATGCTAGAAGCCAACGGGACCCAGCTGAAGCTGAATTGCAGCTGGGTCCACCTGGACCTGGGCGACGACGTGGCCCAGCCCCTGCTGACTCTGCCTGGCACAGCCTGTGGTCCTGACCTG gTGTGCATTGACCGCCGGTGCCAGCCCGTGGACGTCCTGCGAGCCCAGGAATGTCGAAGCAAATGCCACGGACACGGG GTCTGCGACAGCAAAGGACATTGCCGCTGTGAGGCGGGCTGGGCCCCCCCCGACTGCACCAACCGCGTCAGAG CAACCAGCTCCCTGACCACAGGGCTGCCCCTCAGCCTCCTGCTGTCGGTggtcctgctgctgctgggggcCAGCTACTGGCACCGCGCCCGCCTGCGTCAACGGCTCTGTCAGCTCAAAGGACCCAGCTGCCAATACAG GGCAGCCCAGTCTGGTCCCCCAGAACGCCCAGGACCCCCGCAGAGGGTCCTGCTGATGCCAGGGGCCAAG CAGGCCAGTATTCTTGGCTTCCCGGCACCCCCCTCCCGGCCGCTGCCTCCCGACCCTGTGCCCAAGAGACTCCAG TCTCAGGGGCCTGCCAAGCCCCCACCCCCGAGGAAGCCACTGCCTGCCAACCCCCAGGGCCGGCGCCCTTCGGGTGACCTGCCTGGCCCAGGAGCTGGAATCCCGCCCCTAGTGGTACCGTCCAG GCCTGCGCCGCCGCCCCCAGCAGCGTCCTCGCTCTACCTCTGA
- the ADAM15 gene encoding disintegrin and metalloproteinase domain-containing protein 15 isoform X6 gives MRLALLWALGLLGAGSPLSPRPLPYIGGTEEERARPEGALGGPSEPQILPDIPTLSLTEVFQAKLPEALRIQLELDGESHVLELLRNRELVPGRPSLMWYQPDGTRVVNVGHTLENCCYQGAVQGRVGSWVSVCTCSGLRGLVILSPERSYTLDLEPGDLRAPPTISRIQDLFLPGHTCALSWRASVPTQTPLEPPRGRLHSHTHRRRRDVVTETKTVELVIVADRSEVQRYPDSQHLLNRMLKVTLLLDAFFRPLNVRVVLVGLEAWTQRDLVEISQDPGLTLDRFLHWRRRDLLPRLPHDSAQLVTATSFSGPTVGMAIQNSICSDFSGGVNMDHSTSVLGVASSIAHELGHSLGLDHDLHGQSCPCPGPAPAKSCIMEASTDFLPGLNFSNCSRQALEKALLEGMGSCLFERLPSLPSLATVCGNKLLEPGEQCDCGFPDDCTDPCCDYVSCQLRPGARCASDGLCCHNCQLRPAGGQCRPSRGDCDLPEFCSGDSPQCPPDVSLGDGEPCAGGQAVCVRGRCASYAQQCQALWGPGAQPASPLCLLAANTRGDAFGSCGRSPNGSYVSCAPKDAICGQLQCQGGQAQPLLGSARGLRWEMLEANGTQLKLNCSWVHLDLGDDVAQPLLTLPGTACGPDLVCIDRRCQPVDVLRAQECRSKCHGHGVCDSKGHCRCEAGWAPPDCTNRVRATSSLTTGLPLSLLLSVVLLLLGASYWHRARLRQRLCQLKGPSCQYRAAQSGPPERPGPPQRVLLMPGAKASILGFPAPPSRPLPPDPVPKRLQSQGPAKPPPPRKPLPANPQGRRPSGDLPGPGAGIPPLVVPSRPAPPPPAASSLYL, from the exons ATGCGGCTGGCgctgctctgggccctggggctcctgggcgcAGGCAGCCCTCTGTCCCCCCGGCCGCTCCCATATATAG GTGGCACTGAGGAGGAGCGGGCAAGGCCAGAGGGGGCCCTGGGTGGACCCTCGGAGCCCCAGATCCTTCCGGACATCCCGACACTCAGCCTCACAGAGGTGTTTCAG GCCAAGCTGCCTGAGGCCTTGCGGATCCAGTTGGAATTGGATGGTGAGAGTCATGTTCTGGAGCTGCTACGGAACAG GGAGCTAGTCCCAGGCCGCCCGAGCCTGATGTGGTACCAGCCTGACGGCACCCGTGTGGTCAATGTGGGACACACTCTG GAGAACTGCTGCTACCAGGGAGCGGTGCAGGGCCGCGTGGGCTCCTGGGTCTCTGTCTGCACCTGCTCAGGGCTCAG GGGTTTGGTGATCCTGTCCCCAGAGAGAAGCTACACCTTAGACCTGGAGCCTGGGGACCTTCGGGCCCCCCCAACTATCTCCCGGATCCAAGACCTCTTCCTGCCAGGCCACACTTGTGCCCTGAGCTGGCGTGCATCTGTGCCCACTCAGACTCCCCTGGAGCCACCCCGGGGAAGGCTCCACAGCCACACTCATCGG AGGCGGCGGGACGTGGTGACAGAGACCAAGACCGTTGAGCTGGTGATTGTGGCTGACCGTTCGGAG GTCCAGAGGTACCCGGACTCCCAGCACCTGCTGAACCGCATGCTGAAGGTGACCCTCCTCCTGGACGCC TTCTTCCGGCCCCTGAACGTGCGGGTGGTGCTCGTGGGCCTGGAGGCCTGGACCCAGCGGGACCTGGTGGAGATAAGCCAGGACCCAGGTCTCACACTAGACAGGTTCCTCCACTGGCGCCGGAGAGATTTGCTGCCTCGACTGCCCCACGACAGTGCCCAGCTGGTGAC CGCTACTTCCTTCTCTGGGCCCACGGTGGGCATGGCCATTCAGAACTCCATCTGTTCTGACTTCTCTGGAGGTGTGAACATG GACCACTCCACCAGCGTCCTGGGAGTTGCATCCTCCATAGCTCACGAGTTGGGCCACAGCCTGGGCCTGGACCACGACTTGCACGGGCAAAGCTGTCCCTGCCCGGGGCCGGCCCCTGCCAAGAGCTGCATCATGGAGGCCTCCACGGA CTTCCTGCCGGGCCTGAACTTCAGCAACTGCAGCCGGCAGGCCCTGGAGAAAGCCCTGCTGGAAGGGATGGGCAGCTGCCTCTTTGAGCGGCTGCCCAGCCTGCCCTCTCTGGCCACTGTCTGCGGGAATAAGCTGCTGGAGCCGGGCGAGCAGTGTGACTGCGGCTTCCCGGAT GACTGCACCGACCCCTGCTGTGACTACGTCAGCTGCCAACTGAGGCCCGGGGCGCGGTGCGCATCCGACGGGCTCTGCTGTCACAACTGCCAG CTGCGCCCGGCCGGCGGGCAGTGCCGCCCGTCCAGAGGGGACTGCGACTTACCCGAGTTCTGCTCAGGAGACAGCCCGCAGTGCCCTCCCGATGTCAGCCTGGGAGACGGCGAGCCCTGCGCGGGGGGCCAGGCCGTGTGCGTGCGGGGGCGTTGTGCCTCGTACGCCCAGCAGTGCCAGGCTCTCTGGGGACCTGGGGCCCAGCCCGCCTCGCCGCTTTGCCTCCTTGCTGCCAACACTCGAGGGGATGCTTTTGGGAGCTGTGGGCGCAGCCCTAATGGCAGCTACGTGTCCTGTGCCCCTAA AGACGCCATTTGTGGGCAGCTCCAGTGCCAGGGGGGGCAGGCCCAGCCTCTGCTCGGCTCAGCCCGGGGTCTGCGCTGGGAGATGCTAGAAGCCAACGGGACCCAGCTGAAGCTGAATTGCAGCTGGGTCCACCTGGACCTGGGCGACGACGTGGCCCAGCCCCTGCTGACTCTGCCTGGCACAGCCTGTGGTCCTGACCTG gTGTGCATTGACCGCCGGTGCCAGCCCGTGGACGTCCTGCGAGCCCAGGAATGTCGAAGCAAATGCCACGGACACGGG GTCTGCGACAGCAAAGGACATTGCCGCTGTGAGGCGGGCTGGGCCCCCCCCGACTGCACCAACCGCGTCAGAG CAACCAGCTCCCTGACCACAGGGCTGCCCCTCAGCCTCCTGCTGTCGGTggtcctgctgctgctgggggcCAGCTACTGGCACCGCGCCCGCCTGCGTCAACGGCTCTGTCAGCTCAAAGGACCCAGCTGCCAATACAG GGCAGCCCAGTCTGGTCCCCCAGAACGCCCAGGACCCCCGCAGAGGGTCCTGCTGATGCCAGGGGCCAAG GCCAGTATTCTTGGCTTCCCGGCACCCCCCTCCCGGCCGCTGCCTCCCGACCCTGTGCCCAAGAGACTCCAG TCTCAGGGGCCTGCCAAGCCCCCACCCCCGAGGAAGCCACTGCCTGCCAACCCCCAGGGCCGGCGCCCTTCGGGTGACCTGCCTGGCCCAGGAGCTGGAATCCCGCCCCTAGTGGTACCGTCCAG GCCTGCGCCGCCGCCCCCAGCAGCGTCCTCGCTCTACCTCTGA